The following coding sequences lie in one Verrucomicrobiales bacterium genomic window:
- a CDS encoding lamin tail domain-containing protein — MKQSRSSLITWLCLASTLLISSSHAEQVVISEIMYHPPGTLPEFIEVQNATATPFDMAEWRLRDGVDLDFPAFNPTDPALTFLKPFERILLTSADPATLRSAYGVPAGIRVLGPWSGSLDNAGERITLKDKNGVVLCTVAYTDRGRWPVAADGAGHTLVLLNPDRLIDDVRNWTASSKRLGTPGTEAVAVPEFPVPSPEVNLNEGIPFVNYGDAWRIHDQNVDLLTAWRSADYDDSSWPEGPGLFGFETAALPSPGIRTPFADFDQLTYYARTRFTYNGSITGVTLSIDQILDDGAVYYLNGTELGRSGMPGGAIGFGTPANRTVGDASEEANVITVPGTALRQGENVLAVEVHQVGAGSSDIVFGARLKISTPSQPSLILNEVLPGPAGTGFIEIYNPRGTNISLRNHHLTDDPGNLAKFRINADIIVPPSGLVSLGFTESGFAVQSPVRVYLVAPDGQTILNAIDAAMPLDGRSLGRKPAGGASWFLFADPTRNSPNASLSALAALVRLNEVHLSSTNTLDWVELHNTSSTAVSVDGLFLASRSDLTDRVPLTGSVPAGGFLSRNSAFRLSDGEVTVYLVNASNTVLGAQVFQRPQAGDTLQAFPNGGNEWYATPSSTRNGPNAPVRPTDIVINEVMYDAPSDEPSAEFVELYNRGTTTVDLSGWRFSDGIGFTFPAGTRLAPDAYLVVAADASVLQQVYGGIPVLGNFEGRLANNGERIRLVDALGNLADEVEYSPGGNWPRLANGDGTSMELRNPWMDNALASAWQDSNETNKSVFQTYRYSAPYQELRTGGATTDYKELHLHLVGDSHVVLRNLQLRLNGGGANLLANSTRMSTNGLSAGGWLAQGTHFASRFLGAEMHLIADGHGDNRPNRVELDATALTRSSTYEVSFEARWVAGASRLIVQTWDHSIATDISLAVPRNLGTPGARNSRHIPLPAAQVDRILHSPPVPSPGQPVRITAQVTSFAPAPQVVLHHRLDEVTGGGSWTPRAMSDDGVSGGDEVAGDGIYTAQLTEYTASGQIAQFYVVATANGQSTQLPPRGPEKPALFLIDNPSQLTDLRRMRFIVPSLAIADLAGGDGPTPPNGHAFPRLSNHYYNMTLIINEREIVYDCEIRNGGSPWTRGNDLSRGKFKVPKDQLFRGKEKLTYDNDAGGGSRHHNRIARHWLYLLGHPANENEFIQVNVNNGGSSLREEVEPLGNDMLDRIYPDGNQGELYRIDDEWWFNDDWGRGQRDADWSYKGSDNPGRYHSEWMKRTRENEYDYSALIGMFRKVTSTYTQAEIEQVLDPVAIMQMAAVRGYIGDWDSFTLNRGKNGYLYRRPTDGRFMFFHWDSDLAFQNTGEAFYNGMQGYRGWHERSYNQRLFRHFLTTLVENYAQNSARMNAWLKAEEDASTQYTVSTDYQNWFSGRQSPAYSAVGSARTAVFDITTNGGQPLNVTSNTLNLTGTGPLRVFRVEAPGHPNSGAFWTNDSIWTITNLTLRTGANLITVQGLDFDGRVLVTDTITVNKTGNAPPIMSLESSPGSLHVSVLDSLELDASRSYDPDAQPLSFSWSANPADTQLDTRGVDNATAYFSRPGIYSFTVRATDSGGATNSILRQAAVFGPNGFSPFTDPGLEGFWNLENVSQRDNHSSAPYYSTTEVPGMLTLQVLADRSRPLAPAPRVYPYLWRTVPPLTDWMFLTEVSLNSRIFGDYITGAMVEFDESGSLVRYAMGVEDGTALNVRRITETGTSTLLRGTPVTRARADIRIRRDANSLVFEHKLNDVWSVVHSAGLPAGATARKAGLFLATDTAQRIKATFDYAMLIDPSATSDLRESLRISEIMYNPPGGTEYEFIELLNIGDSALDLTGVRFTEGIDYAFGPTTLGAKEHLVVVKNQALFASRYSTAGMRIAPGIFSGRLDNAGERISLADSNGVVFLSMSYGTTPPWPPEPDGTGQSLESRDPSGNPADPSNWRASPEAGGSPGRTGGDALGTVIINEALAHTDPPWEDAVEVHNRTAQPVHIGGWFLSDSAADFKKWRIPNGTLVPAYGHRVFYEIDFNTNNLVSPFSLSSANGDQIYLSAADAAGNLTGYRSSASFGASANGVSFGRYETSIGRDFPPLVTRTFGVDAPGTVEQFRTGQGQPNAAPLTGPVVIQEIMYRPLPIGGTNDNTADEFVEIHNLTDSSINLFDPAYPTNTWRLRGGADFDFPTSFNLQAHGYALIVSFDPLTNAPALAAFRARYGLPADVRVLGPYSGQLNNRTEELKLTRPDAPTLIGPTAGEVPYLLVDRVVYGDAYPWPAGADGVGASLQRRRPHEYGNDPVNWKAADPTPGRANVQGSSFTDTDRDGLPDSFETANGFSNANAADAAQDADTDNRSNYEEFLDGTDPRSAASRLVRPSIISGPTIQFGPGGSATLSVSADGTGPLRYQWRVNGVSIPHATNATRLIPDAKASQAGEYSVVVHNAAGFVLSPGVLLNVSQPLVVIDQPRSLSATRGGSVTFAVSAAGTGTLRYQWRFNSQPIGGATNSSFTINPVESVDAGNYSVSVFDDNTSLTSAEATLTVLSPPVITGQPVSQNPLANTPAVFTVTAEGDEPITYQWRFGASAIPGATNSVLSLPSVQPSQAGTYRVEVTNPNGSTLSAEAILTVRVPAIITQQPADTNAIAGTLVIFRVQATSSSTIHYRWRFNDADIPAATNASLTVGPVGPSNEGNYRVELTDAEGSIQSAIAVLTVINPLALLQAPVGQTAVQGGSVTLSAEWAGGPPPFQVEWFRNDASIGSGTINETRAFLRLDNVQPGDTAGYRVEIRSVPNPAARLAPAAAEVTVLVDTDDDGMPDVWEEAFSFNRNNSGDALQDVDEDRMPNRSEYEAGTHPRDARDRLLLNGFLDSTGMNLWFDAVSNRTYTVEFSDTLGTGNWFKLEDWVARSTNTMNSIKDMEPASRRLYRVLTPRRP, encoded by the coding sequence ATGAAACAGTCTCGTTCCAGTCTCATAACCTGGCTCTGCCTGGCCTCCACCCTCCTGATCTCCTCCTCCCATGCCGAACAGGTTGTGATTAGCGAGATTATGTATCATCCCCCGGGTACACTCCCGGAGTTCATCGAGGTGCAGAACGCCACCGCCACTCCGTTCGACATGGCCGAGTGGCGACTCCGCGACGGTGTCGACCTCGATTTCCCTGCCTTCAACCCCACCGATCCTGCCCTGACTTTCCTGAAACCGTTCGAACGGATCCTGCTGACCTCCGCCGACCCTGCTACGCTGCGATCGGCTTACGGCGTCCCGGCGGGCATCCGGGTGTTGGGACCCTGGTCCGGATCGCTCGATAACGCTGGAGAACGCATCACCTTGAAGGACAAGAATGGCGTGGTGCTGTGCACCGTGGCCTACACCGACCGCGGGCGGTGGCCGGTGGCTGCGGACGGAGCGGGCCATACGCTGGTGCTCCTGAATCCCGACCGGCTGATTGACGACGTTCGCAACTGGACAGCGAGTTCAAAGCGCCTGGGAACGCCAGGCACCGAAGCGGTTGCCGTCCCCGAATTTCCCGTGCCCAGTCCCGAGGTGAATCTCAACGAGGGCATTCCGTTCGTGAACTACGGCGACGCCTGGCGGATCCATGATCAAAACGTCGATCTCCTCACCGCCTGGCGCAGCGCTGACTATGACGACAGTTCCTGGCCAGAGGGGCCTGGGCTGTTCGGATTCGAAACCGCTGCCCTGCCATCACCAGGCATCCGCACTCCCTTCGCCGATTTCGACCAGCTCACCTATTACGCGCGCACCCGTTTCACCTACAATGGCTCGATCACCGGCGTGACCCTGTCGATCGACCAAATTCTGGACGATGGCGCGGTGTATTATCTCAACGGCACGGAACTCGGACGCTCGGGCATGCCCGGAGGTGCCATCGGATTCGGTACCCCTGCCAACCGCACCGTTGGCGACGCCAGTGAGGAAGCGAACGTGATCACCGTGCCCGGGACGGCGCTGCGGCAGGGGGAAAATGTTCTGGCGGTGGAAGTCCACCAAGTCGGTGCCGGCAGCTCGGACATCGTGTTCGGTGCGCGCCTCAAGATCTCCACACCTTCGCAGCCCAGCCTCATTCTTAATGAAGTCCTGCCCGGACCCGCAGGAACCGGGTTTATCGAAATCTACAACCCCCGTGGAACCAACATCAGCCTGAGGAACCACCACCTCACCGACGATCCCGGAAACCTCGCAAAATTCCGGATTAACGCGGACATTATCGTCCCTCCCTCCGGACTCGTGTCGCTGGGATTTACGGAATCCGGATTCGCGGTCCAGAGTCCTGTTCGCGTCTATCTCGTCGCCCCCGACGGCCAGACTATTCTCAATGCCATCGATGCCGCCATGCCGCTCGATGGCCGTTCCCTCGGCCGCAAGCCGGCAGGCGGGGCTTCGTGGTTTCTCTTCGCCGACCCCACCCGCAACTCTCCCAACGCCAGTCTCTCCGCCCTCGCAGCCCTGGTGCGCCTTAACGAAGTTCACCTCAGCTCCACCAACACCCTCGACTGGGTGGAACTCCACAACACCTCGTCCACTGCGGTTTCAGTTGACGGCCTGTTCTTGGCCTCGCGATCCGACCTCACCGATCGTGTCCCGTTGACCGGATCCGTGCCGGCTGGCGGATTCCTCAGCCGCAACTCGGCTTTCCGGCTCTCGGACGGTGAGGTCACGGTGTATCTTGTGAACGCCTCGAACACCGTGCTCGGTGCCCAGGTTTTTCAGCGCCCGCAGGCAGGCGACACACTCCAGGCGTTTCCCAATGGTGGGAATGAGTGGTATGCCACACCCTCATCGACTCGAAACGGACCAAATGCCCCAGTCCGGCCGACAGACATCGTGATCAACGAGGTGATGTACGACGCGCCTTCGGATGAACCGTCGGCCGAGTTCGTTGAGCTTTACAACCGCGGGACCACCACGGTGGACCTTTCCGGATGGCGATTCTCCGATGGCATCGGGTTCACGTTTCCAGCCGGCACACGGCTCGCTCCCGACGCCTATCTGGTAGTCGCCGCCGACGCTTCGGTGCTGCAGCAGGTGTACGGAGGCATCCCAGTGCTGGGCAATTTCGAGGGCAGGCTGGCGAACAATGGAGAGCGAATTCGACTCGTGGATGCCTTGGGGAATTTGGCGGACGAGGTGGAATACTCGCCGGGCGGAAACTGGCCGCGACTGGCGAATGGGGACGGCACGAGCATGGAACTGCGTAATCCCTGGATGGACAACGCGCTGGCATCCGCATGGCAGGACAGCAATGAAACCAACAAGTCGGTGTTTCAGACCTACCGTTACTCCGCGCCTTACCAGGAGCTGCGGACGGGGGGTGCCACCACGGACTACAAGGAGCTGCACCTGCATCTGGTGGGCGACAGCCATGTGGTGCTGCGCAACCTCCAGCTTCGGTTGAACGGCGGGGGAGCGAACCTCCTGGCGAATAGCACACGCATGTCGACGAACGGGTTAAGCGCCGGCGGGTGGCTGGCTCAGGGTACCCATTTCGCCAGCCGCTTCCTGGGAGCGGAAATGCATCTCATCGCGGATGGGCACGGAGACAACCGTCCCAATCGTGTGGAACTCGACGCCACCGCGCTCACCAGGAGCTCCACCTACGAGGTGAGCTTTGAGGCGCGCTGGGTCGCGGGAGCTTCCCGGCTGATCGTTCAAACCTGGGACCACAGCATCGCCACCGATATCTCCCTGGCCGTTCCCCGCAATCTCGGCACACCTGGAGCACGTAATTCACGCCACATCCCGCTGCCTGCGGCACAGGTGGACAGGATCCTTCACAGCCCTCCGGTGCCGAGTCCGGGCCAGCCGGTTCGGATCACCGCGCAGGTCACTTCGTTTGCTCCCGCCCCACAGGTGGTGCTGCACCATCGTTTGGACGAGGTCACCGGCGGAGGGTCTTGGACCCCGCGCGCGATGTCCGATGACGGAGTCTCCGGAGGGGACGAGGTCGCGGGGGATGGCATCTACACCGCACAACTGACGGAGTACACCGCATCGGGACAGATCGCACAGTTCTACGTGGTGGCCACAGCCAACGGGCAATCGACCCAGCTGCCGCCGCGCGGCCCGGAGAAACCCGCGCTCTTTCTCATCGACAACCCAAGTCAGTTGACCGACCTGCGACGGATGCGTTTTATCGTGCCCTCGTTGGCGATTGCAGATCTCGCCGGGGGCGACGGTCCCACCCCTCCCAACGGCCACGCTTTCCCCCGCCTCAGCAACCACTACTACAATATGACGCTCATCATCAACGAGCGTGAGATTGTCTACGATTGTGAAATCCGGAACGGGGGCAGTCCGTGGACGCGTGGCAACGATCTCAGCCGGGGGAAGTTCAAGGTCCCGAAAGATCAGCTCTTCCGAGGAAAGGAAAAACTCACTTACGACAACGACGCCGGCGGCGGCAGCCGGCATCACAACCGAATCGCTCGCCACTGGCTCTACCTCCTCGGTCACCCGGCGAACGAAAACGAGTTCATCCAGGTGAACGTGAACAATGGGGGCTCCTCCCTGCGCGAGGAGGTGGAGCCGTTGGGCAATGACATGCTCGACCGCATCTATCCCGATGGGAACCAGGGGGAGCTGTATCGGATCGATGATGAGTGGTGGTTCAATGACGATTGGGGTCGCGGCCAGCGGGATGCGGACTGGAGTTACAAGGGATCGGACAACCCAGGCCGTTATCACTCCGAATGGATGAAGCGCACCCGCGAGAACGAATACGACTACTCCGCGCTCATCGGCATGTTCCGCAAGGTGACATCGACCTACACCCAGGCCGAGATCGAGCAGGTTTTGGATCCGGTGGCGATCATGCAAATGGCGGCGGTGCGCGGTTACATTGGCGATTGGGATTCGTTCACGCTGAACCGGGGGAAGAACGGCTATCTCTACCGGAGGCCGACGGACGGCAGGTTCATGTTCTTTCATTGGGACAGCGACCTGGCATTTCAGAACACCGGCGAGGCCTTCTACAATGGAATGCAGGGCTACCGGGGCTGGCACGAGCGTTCCTACAACCAGCGCCTGTTCCGGCATTTTCTCACCACCCTGGTTGAGAACTACGCGCAGAATTCCGCGAGGATGAACGCCTGGCTGAAGGCGGAAGAGGACGCCAGCACGCAATACACAGTGTCCACGGACTATCAGAACTGGTTCTCAGGAAGGCAGAGCCCGGCGTATTCCGCCGTGGGCAGCGCCCGGACTGCTGTCTTCGACATCACCACCAATGGTGGCCAGCCTTTGAACGTCACCTCGAACACTTTGAACCTGACCGGAACGGGCCCGCTTCGGGTCTTCCGGGTTGAGGCTCCCGGCCACCCCAACTCGGGAGCGTTTTGGACCAATGACTCCATCTGGACAATCACCAACCTTACTCTCCGCACCGGTGCCAACCTCATCACCGTTCAGGGCCTTGATTTCGATGGACGCGTGCTGGTCACCGACACGATCACCGTGAACAAGACTGGGAACGCGCCCCCGATCATGTCGCTGGAATCCAGCCCGGGTTCGCTGCATGTTTCCGTTCTCGATTCCCTGGAGCTGGACGCGTCACGCAGTTACGATCCGGATGCGCAGCCCCTCTCCTTCTCCTGGTCCGCGAATCCGGCCGACACGCAACTCGACACGCGGGGCGTCGACAACGCGACCGCCTATTTCTCGCGTCCCGGTATCTACAGCTTCACGGTCAGGGCCACCGACTCGGGCGGTGCCACGAACTCCATCCTCCGCCAAGCCGCAGTGTTCGGGCCCAACGGATTCAGTCCCTTCACCGACCCGGGGCTGGAAGGGTTCTGGAACCTGGAGAACGTCAGCCAGCGGGACAACCACTCCTCCGCCCCCTATTACAGCACGACCGAGGTTCCAGGGATGCTTACCCTGCAGGTGCTGGCGGATCGCTCCCGCCCCCTCGCTCCCGCTCCCCGTGTCTACCCCTACCTGTGGCGCACCGTTCCGCCCCTTACCGACTGGATGTTCCTCACCGAAGTGTCGCTGAATTCCCGTATTTTCGGCGACTACATCACCGGCGCCATGGTGGAGTTCGACGAATCCGGAAGCCTCGTCCGTTACGCCATGGGCGTCGAGGACGGTACTGCTCTGAATGTCCGGAGAATCACCGAGACAGGCACTAGCACTCTCCTGCGTGGTACGCCAGTCACGCGTGCCAGAGCCGATATCCGGATTCGCCGGGACGCCAACTCGCTGGTGTTTGAGCACAAACTCAATGATGTCTGGTCAGTAGTCCACTCCGCGGGTCTTCCCGCCGGCGCCACAGCCCGCAAGGCGGGCCTCTTCCTGGCCACCGACACCGCCCAGCGCATCAAGGCCACTTTCGATTACGCGATGCTTATCGACCCATCCGCCACCAGCGACCTGCGTGAGAGCCTCCGCATCTCGGAGATCATGTACAACCCGCCCGGTGGAACGGAATACGAGTTCATTGAGCTGCTCAACATCGGGGACTCAGCTCTGGATCTCACCGGTGTGCGATTCACGGAGGGCATCGACTACGCCTTTGGTCCCACCACGCTGGGAGCTAAGGAACACCTGGTGGTGGTGAAAAACCAGGCCCTGTTCGCCTCCCGCTACAGCACCGCGGGCATGAGGATCGCTCCGGGGATCTTTTCAGGACGCCTCGACAACGCCGGCGAGCGGATCTCGCTGGCAGATTCCAACGGTGTGGTGTTTCTTAGCATGAGCTACGGAACCACGCCGCCCTGGCCGCCGGAACCGGATGGCACGGGCCAGTCGTTGGAATCGCGTGACCCCTCCGGAAACCCCGCGGACCCTTCCAACTGGAGGGCGAGTCCGGAAGCAGGCGGATCTCCCGGTCGTACGGGAGGCGATGCGCTCGGCACCGTCATCATCAATGAAGCGCTGGCCCATACGGATCCGCCCTGGGAGGACGCCGTTGAGGTCCACAACCGCACCGCTCAGCCCGTCCACATCGGCGGCTGGTTCCTCAGCGATTCAGCCGCGGACTTCAAGAAATGGCGCATCCCGAATGGCACTCTGGTTCCTGCCTATGGACACCGCGTGTTCTACGAAATCGACTTCAATACCAACAACCTGGTTTCCCCCTTCTCGCTGAGCTCGGCCAATGGGGATCAGATCTACCTGTCGGCAGCCGACGCAGCAGGCAACCTCACGGGCTATCGTTCGTCGGCCAGCTTCGGCGCTTCCGCCAATGGAGTATCCTTCGGCCGATACGAGACGAGCATCGGACGTGACTTCCCGCCGCTCGTTACGCGCACCTTTGGGGTCGATGCTCCTGGCACGGTTGAGCAGTTTCGAACGGGCCAGGGACAACCCAATGCCGCGCCGCTCACCGGGCCGGTGGTGATCCAGGAGATCATGTACCGCCCGTTGCCCATCGGCGGCACCAACGACAACACCGCCGACGAATTTGTGGAAATCCACAACCTCACCGATTCATCCATCAACCTGTTCGATCCTGCCTATCCTACCAACACATGGCGGCTGCGGGGGGGCGCCGATTTCGACTTCCCGACCAGCTTCAACCTCCAGGCCCATGGGTATGCGCTCATTGTCAGCTTCGACCCCCTTACCAACGCCCCGGCGCTGGCAGCCTTCCGCGCGCGCTATGGCTTGCCCGCCGACGTCAGGGTCCTCGGCCCCTATTCGGGCCAGCTGAACAACCGGACAGAGGAACTCAAGCTCACCCGCCCCGACGCTCCCACCCTCATCGGTCCCACGGCAGGCGAAGTCCCTTATCTGCTGGTGGATCGCGTGGTGTATGGGGACGCCTACCCCTGGCCCGCGGGCGCCGACGGCGTCGGCGCCTCGCTGCAACGCCGTCGTCCGCACGAATATGGAAACGATCCCGTGAACTGGAAGGCTGCCGACCCCACGCCGGGACGCGCCAATGTCCAGGGATCGAGCTTCACTGACACGGATCGGGATGGTCTGCCCGATTCCTTTGAAACCGCCAACGGCTTCAGCAATGCGAACGCGGCGGATGCGGCCCAGGACGCGGATACAGACAACCGAAGCAACTATGAGGAATTCCTCGATGGTACGGATCCGCGATCCGCGGCGAGCCGTCTGGTGCGCCCCTCCATTATCTCGGGGCCGACGATTCAGTTTGGACCCGGCGGTTCGGCGACGTTGAGTGTATCGGCTGACGGCACCGGTCCGCTTCGCTACCAATGGCGGGTCAACGGTGTTTCCATTCCCCATGCTACCAACGCGACTCGACTCATCCCCGACGCGAAGGCTTCGCAGGCCGGTGAGTATTCCGTGGTGGTGCACAATGCGGCGGGATTTGTGCTGAGCCCTGGGGTGTTGTTGAACGTGAGCCAACCGCTGGTGGTGATCGACCAGCCGCGCAGCCTGTCCGCAACCCGCGGAGGCAGTGTCACCTTCGCCGTCAGTGCTGCCGGCACGGGCACCTTGCGCTACCAATGGCGCTTCAACAGCCAGCCCATCGGGGGGGCCACCAACAGCTCGTTCACCATCAACCCCGTTGAATCCGTGGATGCTGGCAACTACTCGGTGTCGGTGTTCGACGACAACACCTCGCTGACCAGCGCCGAAGCGACCCTCACCGTGCTGAGCCCGCCCGTCATCACCGGCCAACCCGTTAGCCAGAACCCCCTGGCCAACACACCGGCCGTGTTCACCGTCACGGCGGAAGGCGACGAGCCCATCACCTATCAATGGAGGTTCGGTGCCAGCGCGATTCCTGGTGCCACCAATTCCGTGCTCAGCCTGCCCTCCGTCCAACCTTCACAGGCGGGGACGTATCGAGTGGAGGTGACAAACCCCAACGGCTCCACCCTCAGCGCCGAAGCGATCCTCACCGTGCGGGTTCCTGCAATCATCACCCAGCAACCGGCCGATACCAACGCCATCGCCGGAACCCTGGTGATATTCCGAGTGCAAGCTACCAGCAGCAGCACCATCCATTATCGATGGCGTTTCAACGATGCGGATATCCCGGCTGCCACCAACGCGAGCCTGACCGTCGGGCCAGTGGGTCCATCGAACGAGGGCAACTATCGGGTGGAGCTTACCGACGCCGAGGGATCCATCCAGAGCGCCATCGCAGTGCTCACTGTGATCAATCCGCTTGCCCTTCTGCAGGCGCCTGTGGGTCAAACCGCCGTGCAGGGCGGGTCGGTCACGCTCAGCGCGGAATGGGCGGGTGGGCCGCCTCCTTTCCAGGTGGAGTGGTTTCGTAACGACGCCTCCATCGGCTCGGGAACCATCAACGAGACCCGGGCATTCCTGCGGCTGGACAATGTTCAGCCCGGAGACACAGCTGGATATCGGGTGGAGATCCGCAGCGTGCCCAACCCCGCTGCTAGACTTGCACCAGCGGCGGCAGAGGTCACGGTTCTCGTCGACACGGATGACGACGGGATGCCGGATGTGTGGGAGGAGGCATTCAGTTTCAACCGGAACAACTCTGGCGACGCGCTGCAGGATGTAGATGAAGACCGCATGCCCAACAGGAGCGAGTATGAGGCGGGCACACATCCGCGGGACGCGCGGGACCGGCTGCTTTTGAACGGCTTTCTGGATTCGACCGGGATGAATCTGTGGTTCGATGCGGTGTCGAACCGGACCTACACCGTGGAATTTAGCGATACCTTGGGTACGGGTAACTGGTTCAAGCTTGAGGACTGGGTGGCGCGCTCCACCAACACGATGAACTCGATCAAGGACATGGAACCCGCGTCGCGCAGGCTCTATCGCGTGCTGACCCCGCGTCGACCCTGA
- the hcp gene encoding type VI secretion system tube protein Hcp, protein MKPLKSLFWSLTLFVCAGLSSLAQSEYPTAGSVLFMKLEGVKSGVVQGEVVQKGREGLHRLLAYSHEIISPRDPASGQATGKRQHEPFRIVKYLNRASPTLLTMMANNELLKTVTIDIWDTSRLGAEQKLITYTLKNAQIISLRPWMPNKSDASAASYGPAEELAFVYETIQVTWHNGGIMAEDSWSYVP, encoded by the coding sequence ATGAAACCCCTTAAATCACTCTTTTGGAGCCTGACACTCTTTGTGTGCGCCGGGCTATCGTCGCTGGCCCAGAGCGAGTATCCAACCGCTGGAAGTGTCCTGTTTATGAAACTGGAGGGAGTCAAGAGCGGTGTTGTTCAAGGGGAGGTCGTGCAAAAAGGCCGAGAAGGACTACACAGGCTCCTAGCCTATTCTCACGAGATCATTTCCCCACGCGACCCTGCCTCGGGACAGGCGACCGGGAAGCGCCAACACGAACCATTCCGTATCGTCAAATATCTCAACCGCGCTTCGCCCACCCTTCTTACCATGATGGCGAATAACGAATTGCTCAAAACCGTGACCATCGACATCTGGGATACCAGCCGGTTGGGAGCCGAGCAGAAGCTCATCACCTACACGCTGAAAAATGCTCAGATCATTTCCCTGCGGCCCTGGATGCCCAACAAATCCGATGCCAGTGCTGCGAGCTATGGGCCTGCGGAGGAGCTTGCGTTCGTCTATGAGACGATCCAGGTGACCTGGCACAATGGAGGGATCATGGCTGAAGATTCTTGGTCCTACGTTCCTTAA